The proteins below come from a single Bacteroidota bacterium genomic window:
- a CDS encoding cytochrome b N-terminal domain-containing protein → MKKNYWKMFYNWFDERIQFEDIIQFAAKKYVPVHSHSIWYYFGGITLFLFIIQVVTGIMLLLYYKGSEDLAFESIQYIMTEVQFGWLIRSVHSWSANLMMLAAFIHMFSVYFTRAYRKPREITWITGMLMLFLAMGFGFSGYLLPWNELAFFATKVGTDIAGVIPVIGKPMLEFLRGGEDVTGATLSRFFGFHVAVMPAIFTVLLGIHLILVQRQGMSEPIGYENKPVTEKKTMPFFPNFLLRDLLFWLVVLNIVALLAVLFPWELGVKADPFAPAPAGIKPEWYFMFMFQTLKYIPAHILFMDGEVLGILLFSAAGLLWTSVPFWDRKTLRGEKTRFINYLGIFALVYIILLTVLGYLE, encoded by the coding sequence ATGAAAAAAAACTATTGGAAAATGTTTTATAATTGGTTCGATGAGCGAATCCAATTCGAAGATATAATTCAATTTGCTGCAAAAAAATATGTTCCTGTTCATAGTCATTCGATTTGGTATTATTTTGGTGGTATAACGCTTTTTCTCTTTATAATTCAGGTTGTTACAGGAATTATGTTACTGCTTTACTATAAAGGGAGCGAAGATTTAGCATTTGAGAGTATCCAATACATAATGACTGAAGTTCAGTTCGGGTGGCTAATTCGCTCTGTCCACAGTTGGTCGGCAAATTTAATGATGTTGGCTGCCTTCATTCACATGTTCAGTGTTTATTTTACACGTGCGTACCGTAAACCCCGTGAGATAACCTGGATTACAGGTATGCTTATGTTATTTTTAGCTATGGGTTTCGGGTTTAGCGGTTACTTACTTCCTTGGAATGAACTCGCTTTTTTTGCTACAAAAGTCGGAACTGATATCGCCGGAGTTATACCGGTAATCGGGAAACCGATGCTTGAATTTTTGCGCGGTGGCGAAGATGTAACGGGTGCAACGCTTTCGAGATTTTTCGGATTTCACGTTGCTGTTATGCCCGCAATATTTACTGTTTTGTTAGGGATACACTTGATCCTTGTTCAACGACAAGGAATGAGTGAACCTATTGGTTATGAAAACAAACCAGTGACTGAAAAAAAGACAATGCCTTTTTTTCCGAATTTTTTACTTCGCGATTTATTATTTTGGTTAGTGGTTCTGAATATTGTTGCCCTTCTTGCCGTTTTGTTTCCCTGGGAGTTAGGTGTTAAAGCCGACCCGTTTGCTCCCGCACCGGCAGGTATAAAACCGGAATGGTATTTTATGTTTATGTTTCAAACTTTAAAATATATTCCGGCGCATATTCTGTTTATGGATGGTGAAGTGTTGGGAATTCTGTTATTCAGTGCTGCAGGATTGCTCTGGACTTCAGTTCCTTTTTGGGATCGCAAAACTCTTCGTGGCGAAAAAACCAGATTCATAAATTATCTCGGTATTTTTGCGTTAGTGTATATAATTTTACTCACTGTACTTGGCTATTTAGAATAA
- a CDS encoding Rieske (2Fe-2S) protein translates to MEVDQVKRKFLKYVLGGSLTALAAMILYPIIAYLKPPKTKSAEVSSVKIGKVNEIPNDSSIMFRFGTKPGILVKTQSGEFRAFEATCTHLDCTVQFKQDIGVIWCACHNGKFDLNGRNISGPPPRPLTPYKVIIQGEDIFVSKIL, encoded by the coding sequence ATGGAAGTGGATCAAGTTAAACGAAAATTTTTAAAATATGTGTTAGGTGGTTCGTTGACTGCTCTGGCGGCTATGATATTATATCCGATAATTGCATATTTGAAACCGCCTAAAACAAAATCGGCTGAAGTATCTTCTGTAAAAATTGGCAAAGTAAACGAGATACCTAATGATAGCAGTATTATGTTTAGGTTTGGCACTAAGCCGGGAATTTTGGTTAAAACTCAGAGCGGCGAATTCAGAGCATTCGAGGCTACCTGCACGCATCTCGATTGTACAGTTCAATTTAAACAAGATATAGGAGTTATTTGGTGTGCTTGCCACAATGGTAAATTCGATTTAAACGGAAGAAATATTTCTGGACCGCCTCCGCGTCCTTTGACTCCTTACAAAGTTATCATCCAGGGGGAAGATATTTTTGTTTCCAAAATCTTATAA
- a CDS encoding NapC/NirT family cytochrome c, whose translation MAKKYPDTFYNPLSIIGSVVALISFVSLIFLFLIGIFIPQTPVYFGIVTFLILPVFLVIGLLMIIIGIIFERRRRIRGGEVRHFINVDFNNPRHRRGTLIFIIVVVVFMLSSAFGSYQAFEYSESVEFCGKVCHEVMEPEYSAYQTSPHARVKCAECHIGQGADWFVKSKISGAYQVYSVLFNKYSKPISTPIKDLRPAQETCERCHWPQYFFTESKKQKTYFKKDEVNTPWTISLLMKIGGGSPEMGPTAGIHWHMNIMQDIEYIADDAARQEIVYVKTTDHQNNVTEYFITDNPLTHTEVEARKKFKVDCIDCHNRPSHVYKPPTSAVDLAMYLKHIDPTLPYIKKIGVEALSYNYSTKEKALDSIRYIIENYYGSEYKEIAFTRSEIIKKAVLEVQKIYSRNFFPSMQVTWRAYPENISHMNNPGCFRCHNGKLVSPLGKPITKDCNSCHTILYQGSELSPKTLTTTGLEFQHPEDIGDEWKTTNCNECHTGE comes from the coding sequence ATGGCTAAAAAATATCCGGATACGTTCTATAACCCACTTAGTATTATCGGATCGGTTGTTGCTTTAATATCGTTTGTATCGTTAATATTTTTATTCTTAATCGGAATATTTATCCCTCAAACTCCGGTATATTTTGGTATTGTAACATTTTTAATATTACCAGTTTTTTTGGTAATCGGTTTGCTGATGATTATTATTGGAATAATTTTCGAGAGGCGGCGAAGAATAAGAGGGGGAGAAGTCAGGCACTTCATCAACGTCGATTTTAACAATCCCCGCCATAGAAGAGGAACTTTGATTTTTATTATTGTTGTGGTAGTATTTATGCTTTCCAGTGCCTTTGGAAGTTACCAGGCATTTGAATATTCTGAATCAGTCGAGTTTTGTGGTAAAGTGTGCCATGAAGTGATGGAACCCGAATACTCAGCCTATCAAACTTCGCCGCACGCACGTGTCAAATGTGCCGAGTGCCATATCGGACAAGGAGCCGACTGGTTTGTGAAGTCAAAAATTTCGGGCGCTTATCAGGTTTATTCTGTTTTATTCAATAAATATTCGAAACCCATTTCAACTCCTATTAAAGACTTACGCCCGGCTCAAGAAACTTGTGAACGCTGCCATTGGCCCCAGTATTTTTTCACTGAATCTAAAAAGCAAAAAACTTATTTTAAGAAGGATGAAGTGAATACACCTTGGACTATCTCGTTACTTATGAAGATAGGCGGCGGCTCTCCTGAGATGGGACCGACTGCTGGTATTCACTGGCATATGAACATTATGCAGGATATTGAATATATAGCAGACGATGCTGCACGGCAAGAAATTGTTTATGTTAAAACTACCGACCATCAAAATAATGTAACCGAATATTTCATAACCGATAATCCGTTGACTCACACAGAGGTTGAGGCACGTAAGAAATTTAAAGTCGATTGTATTGATTGTCATAACAGACCTTCACACGTTTATAAACCACCGACATCAGCAGTTGATTTAGCAATGTATTTGAAACACATTGATCCTACACTTCCATATATTAAAAAAATTGGAGTAGAGGCGTTATCCTATAATTATTCCACAAAAGAAAAAGCACTTGATAGTATCCGTTACATAATTGAAAATTATTATGGGAGTGAATACAAAGAGATTGCTTTTACCCGGTCAGAAATAATTAAAAAGGCAGTTTTAGAAGTTCAAAAAATTTATTCACGCAATTTCTTCCCTTCGATGCAAGTTACTTGGAGAGCTTATCCAGAAAATATCAGCCATATGAACAATCCCGGTTGCTTCCGATGCCACAACGGAAAACTTGTTAGTCCTTTGGGAAAACCAATTACTAAAGATTGTAACAGTTGCCACACAATTTTATATCAAGGTTCTGAATTATCTCCAAAAACACTCACAACAACCGGATTAGAATTCCAGCATCCTGAAGATATTGGCGACGAGTGGAAAACGACTAACTGTAACGAATGTCATACTGGTGAATAG
- a CDS encoding archaemetzincin family Zn-dependent metalloprotease: MFVEILGARNFEKLDVGLLCIEVKSAFNLEVSFRKAVMDFGATFDANRLQYNSTQILHLLLNSGKIQNDSKAIILTDLDLFVPILTYVFGEAELNGRAAIASSHRLHNEYYGLPKNEPLLQTRTTKEIIHELGHTFGLIHCKDYMCVMHSSTYVEDIDLKKASLCISCKDKLEILDGNRLK; encoded by the coding sequence ATGTTCGTCGAAATTTTAGGTGCCCGGAATTTTGAGAAATTAGATGTTGGGTTACTCTGTATTGAAGTTAAATCAGCATTCAATTTAGAGGTCTCATTCAGGAAAGCGGTTATGGATTTTGGTGCCACTTTCGATGCGAACCGCCTTCAATATAACTCAACCCAAATTCTCCATCTACTGCTCAACAGCGGCAAAATACAAAACGATTCCAAAGCAATTATTTTAACTGATTTAGATCTGTTTGTTCCTATATTAACTTATGTATTCGGTGAAGCCGAATTAAACGGGCGTGCAGCGATAGCATCGTCGCATCGACTTCACAACGAGTATTACGGTTTACCCAAAAACGAACCACTTCTTCAAACAAGGACTACCAAAGAAATTATACACGAACTTGGGCATACATTCGGCTTAATACATTGCAAGGATTACATGTGCGTAATGCACTCATCGACTTATGTTGAGGACATAGATTTGAAGAAAGCAAGTTTGTGTATTAGCTGCAAAGATAAATTGGAAATTCTGGACGGTAATAGACTAAAATAA